A section of the Candidatus Eisenbacteria bacterium genome encodes:
- a CDS encoding protein arginine kinase, producing the protein MSNLPLLGDPSWLGGGGPEAAIVLSSRVRLARNLAGHPFSQRANPDERAQVFETAREAIARSTSLADARVVRVDRTSSLDRQYLVERHLISPDLANGNGPRGVAIGADERASVMISEEDHLRVQSIHSGLDLLQAWRRADRIDDELDSQLDFAFSKEWGYLTACPTNVGTGLRVSVLIHLPGLVLTKQIAKVLRGIAQVGLAVRGMFGEGSEVMGNFFQISNQTTLGQSEPDIIESLDRVTRQILDHEKSASEVLLRSARVQVEDKVFRSVGLLAHCRVISSQEVMSLVSAVRFGRTAGLLDSIDLGVLNRLMIETLPAHLQKRAGEKLDQVERDYQRAALVRGLLARERDGGLAQTPPNADL; encoded by the coding sequence ATGAGTAACCTCCCGCTCCTCGGAGATCCGTCGTGGCTCGGCGGCGGCGGACCCGAGGCGGCGATCGTTCTCTCCAGCCGCGTCCGTCTCGCGCGAAACCTCGCCGGCCATCCGTTCTCGCAACGCGCGAACCCGGACGAGCGCGCACAGGTCTTCGAGACCGCGCGCGAGGCGATCGCACGCTCCACGTCGCTTGCCGATGCGCGGGTCGTGCGCGTCGACCGGACCTCCTCGCTCGACCGCCAGTATCTCGTCGAGCGCCATCTGATCTCGCCCGACCTCGCGAACGGGAACGGGCCGCGCGGGGTGGCGATCGGCGCGGACGAACGCGCGAGCGTCATGATCAGCGAGGAGGACCACCTGCGCGTCCAGTCGATCCACTCCGGTCTCGACCTCTTGCAGGCCTGGAGACGAGCCGACCGAATCGACGACGAGCTCGACTCGCAGCTCGACTTCGCGTTCTCGAAGGAATGGGGCTACCTCACCGCGTGCCCGACGAACGTTGGCACGGGCCTACGCGTCTCCGTCCTCATCCACCTTCCGGGGCTCGTCCTCACCAAACAGATCGCCAAGGTTCTCCGCGGGATCGCGCAGGTCGGTCTCGCGGTGCGCGGGATGTTCGGCGAGGGGAGCGAGGTGATGGGGAACTTCTTTCAGATCTCGAACCAGACGACGCTCGGCCAGAGCGAGCCGGACATCATCGAGAGCCTCGACCGCGTGACGCGCCAGATCCTCGATCACGAGAAGAGCGCATCCGAGGTGCTTCTCCGAAGCGCCCGCGTGCAGGTCGAGGACAAGGTCTTCCGTTCGGTCGGCCTGCTCGCGCATTGCCGCGTGATCTCATCGCAGGAGGTGATGAGCCTCGTCTCCGCCGTCCGTTTCGGGCGGACCGCGGGTCTCCTCGATTCGATCGATCTCGGCGTTTTGAACCGCTTGATGATCGAGACGCTCCCCGCGCACCTCCAGAAGCGGGCGGGGGAGAAGCTGGACCAGGTGGAGCGGGACTATCAGCGCGCCGCCCTCGTCCGGG
- a CDS encoding UvrB/UvrC motif-containing protein, translating to MKCQHCGKRDATVHYKEISDDQVKEVHLCAECAEDKGIIASSPKEEFSVPNLLGSMADENVGGAGEDSGPAACPLCGMTYIDFKSSGRLGCSDCYETFRVPLVPLLRRIHRSDRHAGKNPGESGEKHRKAREMRALKERLDRCVRLEEFEEAARLRDEIRKLEESDE from the coding sequence ATGAAATGTCAACACTGCGGCAAGCGGGACGCGACGGTCCACTACAAGGAAATCTCGGACGACCAGGTGAAGGAGGTTCATCTCTGCGCGGAGTGCGCCGAGGATAAGGGGATTATCGCCTCCTCGCCCAAGGAGGAGTTCTCGGTTCCGAACCTCCTCGGAAGCATGGCGGATGAGAATGTCGGAGGCGCCGGAGAGGACTCCGGCCCGGCCGCGTGCCCCTTGTGCGGCATGACCTACATCGACTTCAAGTCCTCCGGGCGCCTCGGATGCTCCGACTGCTACGAGACGTTTCGAGTTCCCCTTGTCCCTCTTCTCCGGAGAATCCACAGGAGCGATCGGCACGCGGGGAAGAACCCGGGCGAATCGGGGGAGAAGCATCGAAAGGCGAGGGAGATGCGCGCCCTAAAGGAAAGGCTCGACCGCTGCGTCCGGCTCGAGGAGTTCGAGGAGGCGGCGCGCCTCCGGGACGAGATCCGCAAGCTGGAGGAGAGCGATGAGTAA